The following is a genomic window from Amycolatopsis sp. BJA-103.
AGCGTCGCGCTGCGTGACCTGACGGTCGACCTCAAGGTCCCGACCACCACCGTGCAGTGGCTGACCAGTGGCTTCCTGCTCACCATGGCGGTCGTCATCCCGATCACCGGGTTCCTGCTAGAACGGTTCACCCCGCGCCAGGTCTTCCTCGCCTCCCTGACCCTGTTCAGCACCGGCACCCTGGTCAGCGCGCTCGCTCCGGGTTTCACGCTCCTGCTGACCGGCCGGGTCATCCAGGCGTGCGGTACCGCGGTCATGCTGCCGCTGCTGATGACGACGGTGATGCGCCTGGTCCCGGTGGAGAAGCGCGGCGCCACGATGGGCACGATCACCATCGTCATCGCGGTCGCCCCCGCCATCGGCCCGACCATCGGCGGCGCGGTGCTCTCCTCGCTCGGCTGGCGCTGGATGTTCTGGATCGTGCTGCCGCTCTCGATCGCCGCGCTGGTGGTCGGCATGCTGCGGCTGCGGCTGGACAGCGAGACCCGCAAGGTGCCGCTGGACGTACTGTCGGTGATCCTGTCCGCCGTCGGTTTCGGCGGCGTGCTGTACGGCCTGTCGACGTCCGGTGAATCGGCGGGCGGGCACCAGCCGGTGCCGCCGTGGGTGCCGATCGTCGTCGGGGCCGTGGCGCTCGCGGTGTTCACCTGGCGCCAGTTGCGCCTGCAGAAGGAAGACCGCGCACTGCTGGACCTGCGCCCGTTCACCCACCGCAGTTTCGTCGTCTCGCTGGTGCTGACGGCGCTGCTGTTCATGTGCCTGCTCGGCGCCGCGGCGATCCTGCTCCCGCTGTACCTGCAGACCGTCCTGCACACCAGCACGTTCGTCAGCGGGCTCGCGGTGCTTCCCGGCGGCCTGGTCCTCGGGCTGCTCGGCCGCCCGGTCGGCGCGCTGTACGACCGCTTCGGTCCCCGGCCCCTGGTCATCCCCGGCGCGGCCGCGATGGCGGTCTCGTTGTGGCTGTTCGCCCTGCTCGGCCCGGGATCACCGCTGGTCGCGGTCATCGCCATCCACGTCCTCCTGATGGGCGGGCTCGGGCTGATGATGACGCCGCTGATGACCGAGTCGCTCGGTTCGCTGCCCGAGCACCTCTATTCGCACGGCAGCGCGATCCTCGCCACCCTGCAGCAGCTCGCCGGCGCGCTCGGCACCGCCGTGTTCATCGCGGTGGCCACGGCGAGCACGGTGACGGCCGGGGCGACCAGCCCCGACGCGGCGGGTATCCGCACCACGTTCATGGTCGCCGGCTGCGTCGGGCTGGCCGCGTTCGCCGGTTCGCTGTTCGTCAAGAAGAGCGCCACCGGCGCCCCGGTGGCCGCGCACCACTGACGACGGATCCGCTCACTTCGCGCCCGCCGTGGCCTCCACCGGAGGCCCGGCGGGCGCTCGTCGTCCGATCACCTTCCGGCCGTAGGCGATGGCGGGCTGCTCGACCCACCGGCGCAGCGCGCAGGCGAACACCAGGGCGACCCCCGCGGTCGCCGCGGCCTTGGCGAACCCGCTGGGCAGCAGCCAGCCCGTCACCCCGGCGGCGCCGGTCTGGGCGAGGTAAAGCGCGTACGACCGATCGCCGACGAAGGTCATCGGCCTGCTCGAGAGCAGTTTCCGGACCGGCCCCGGTGAAACGACGGCCACGAGCAGCAGCGCCGAGCCCGCCGCGTAGACCGGGACCACGAACTGCCAGTGCCCGCCGAGAGCCTTCGCCAGCGGTCCGACGGAGAACTGCAGCACGACGAACCCGCAGCCGATCACCGTGGCGGCGACGGGACTGGTCAGCGGCCGGAACAGGGCGAACCCGCGCGGATGGTGGAGCGTCATCGCCAGCAGGCAGCCGATGACCAGCGAGCAGTAGTGCACCGAAAGGCTCGCCCAGGTGTGCGTCGGAGCCAGCGGCAACGCGAACATCACCACGCCGAGGACGGCCGACGCGCCGAACAGCAGGCGCAACGCCGTCTTCCCGCTTCGCGCGAACGAGGTGAGCACCAGCAGCGCGGGCCAGACCAGGTAGAACTTCTCCTCCACCCCCAGCGACCACGACGTCGGGTAGGGCGTGTTGAAGTCGACGAGTTCGTTGCCGAAGACGAGGTAGTACGGCATGGCGTCGGCGAGCCTGCTGCTCTGGTAGGTGCCGCCGAGCGTCACCGCGAGCGTGGTCAGCGCCAGGAGCAGGAAGTACACCGGCAGGATCCGGAAGACCCGGCGCAGGTAGAACTCGCGCAGCGAGATCCGGCCGGTGCGGTCTTCTTCGCGCAGGGACAGGGTGGTGATCAGGAACCCGGACAGCACGAAGAACAGCTGCACGGCGATCCAGCCCTGCAGCGGGTCCAGGGCAGGGCCTCCGTAGTGGAAGAACACGACGGCCACGGCGGCGAGTGCGCGTACGCCGGTGAGACCGGGGAACCAGGACGACGCCAGGTAGTCGGCGTGGCCGAGCGGCTGCCACCAGGAGCGGCGCGAAAGGTCGGACATGGCCCGTAGGTTCGGGCCCGGACGCTGAACCGAAGCTTAAGGAAGCTGAAGACGTCTTCAGCTTCGCGCTTCGGCCAAGGGCAGCCGGACGACCAAGCGGGCACCGCCGTCGCGGTCGGCCACCTCGGCCGTGCCTCCGTGCGCGTGGGCGATGTCGGCGACGATCGCCAGCCCGAGGCCGGCGCCACCGTCGTCACGGGCGCGTCCGTCGTCCAGCCGTACGAAGCGGTCGAACACCCGCTCGCGATCCTCGGCGGGGATGCCGGGGCCGTCGTCGGTGACCGACAGCACGGCGAAGCCGTCCATTGTGGACACCGTGACCTCGACGCCGGTCCGGGTGTGACGTTGCGCGTTGTCGACCAGGTTGCGCAGCAGCCGTTCCAGCCGTCCGCGATTCCCGGGGACGATCGGATCTCCCTCGATCCCCGCGCGGACGCCCCGTCGTCCGGAGAGACAGGATTCGACCACTTCGGACAGCCGCACCGGCGTGAGGCGCTCCGGTTCCGCGTTGTCCAGTTTGCCGAGCAGCACGAGATCCGAGACGAGGTCCTGCAGCCGGGTGATGTCGAGGAGCGCGTTGCGGCAGGCGTCGCGCCAGTCCAGCCGGTCCGGATGCGCGAGCAGCACCTCCAGCTGGGTCCGCAGGGAAGCCAGCGGGGTGCGCAGTTCGTGCGACGCGTCCGAGGTGAACCGGCTCTGCCGGGTGACCGCGGTGTCCAAGCGGGCGAGCATCGTGTTCATCGTGTCCGCGAGCTTCGCGATCTCATCGGCGCTGTCCGGTGCCGGGACCCGGCGGGAGAGATCGTGCGCGCCGATCTCCGCTACCTCCGAACGGATCGCCTCGACCGGACGCAGCGACCGGCGCACCGCGAGCCACGCGATCACCCCGATCAGCAGCGCGATCACCGGGACTCCCGCGAAAAGCGTCATGCGCACCGCATCGAGCGCCGCCTGTCCGGACTCGTCGACAATGGCGGCGCC
Proteins encoded in this region:
- a CDS encoding DHA2 family efflux MFS transporter permease subunit; translated protein: MTETLPETTRDQERAPASAGLLIGVLVLSAFVMILNETILSVALRDLTVDLKVPTTTVQWLTSGFLLTMAVVIPITGFLLERFTPRQVFLASLTLFSTGTLVSALAPGFTLLLTGRVIQACGTAVMLPLLMTTVMRLVPVEKRGATMGTITIVIAVAPAIGPTIGGAVLSSLGWRWMFWIVLPLSIAALVVGMLRLRLDSETRKVPLDVLSVILSAVGFGGVLYGLSTSGESAGGHQPVPPWVPIVVGAVALAVFTWRQLRLQKEDRALLDLRPFTHRSFVVSLVLTALLFMCLLGAAAILLPLYLQTVLHTSTFVSGLAVLPGGLVLGLLGRPVGALYDRFGPRPLVIPGAAAMAVSLWLFALLGPGSPLVAVIAIHVLLMGGLGLMMTPLMTESLGSLPEHLYSHGSAILATLQQLAGALGTAVFIAVATASTVTAGATSPDAAGIRTTFMVAGCVGLAAFAGSLFVKKSATGAPVAAHH
- a CDS encoding acyltransferase family protein — encoded protein: MSDLSRRSWWQPLGHADYLASSWFPGLTGVRALAAVAVVFFHYGGPALDPLQGWIAVQLFFVLSGFLITTLSLREEDRTGRISLREFYLRRVFRILPVYFLLLALTTLAVTLGGTYQSSRLADAMPYYLVFGNELVDFNTPYPTSWSLGVEEKFYLVWPALLVLTSFARSGKTALRLLFGASAVLGVVMFALPLAPTHTWASLSVHYCSLVIGCLLAMTLHHPRGFALFRPLTSPVAATVIGCGFVVLQFSVGPLAKALGGHWQFVVPVYAAGSALLLVAVVSPGPVRKLLSSRPMTFVGDRSYALYLAQTGAAGVTGWLLPSGFAKAAATAGVALVFACALRRWVEQPAIAYGRKVIGRRAPAGPPVEATAGAK
- a CDS encoding ATP-binding protein, translated to MRRFWRTTRFRVALTAFLASIIALAVVSAWLVLDAQNRLGNGAAQVARERAAAVVQVLNTGAAPADLRLLVQASVYEVTTQTGERVASCPGLRSGTIVPDGGFEYGDSVKIIKPGDVDLARRESVGCTSALGEDPEGNGLRLHVAGAVSGDSKYRVFGAAIVDESGQAALDAVRMTLFAGVPVIALLIGVIAWLAVRRSLRPVEAIRSEVAEIGAHDLSRRVPAPDSADEIAKLADTMNTMLARLDTAVTRQSRFTSDASHELRTPLASLRTQLEVLLAHPDRLDWRDACRNALLDITRLQDLVSDLVLLGKLDNAEPERLTPVRLSEVVESCLSGRRGVRAGIEGDPIVPGNRGRLERLLRNLVDNAQRHTRTGVEVTVSTMDGFAVLSVTDDGPGIPAEDRERVFDRFVRLDDGRARDDGGAGLGLAIVADIAHAHGGTAEVADRDGGARLVVRLPLAEARS